The following proteins come from a genomic window of Deltaproteobacteria bacterium:
- a CDS encoding DUF1330 domain-containing protein produces MIAVYPKKAQLEALLASPESGPVVMLNLLRFKAEATAPDDGSSGREAYMRYGEAMRKLVESRGGRFLWQGEVDSQVIGGGAEGFHVAALVEYPSRKAFVEIATSPEVAAIGVHRAAGLEGQWLLATTTRP; encoded by the coding sequence ATGATCGCGGTGTATCCGAAGAAGGCGCAGCTCGAAGCGCTGCTCGCGAGCCCCGAGTCGGGCCCGGTCGTGATGCTGAACCTGCTGCGCTTCAAGGCCGAGGCGACGGCCCCGGACGACGGCAGCTCGGGACGCGAGGCGTACATGCGCTACGGCGAGGCGATGCGGAAGCTCGTCGAGTCGCGCGGCGGGCGTTTCCTCTGGCAGGGCGAGGTGGACTCGCAGGTGATCGGCGGCGGCGCCGAAGGCTTCCACGTCGCGGCGCTGGTCGAGTACCCCTCGCGCAAGGCGTTCGTCGAGATCGCCACGAGCCCCGAAGTCGCCGCCATCGGCGTGCACCGCGCGGCGGGCCTCGAGGGCCAGTGGCTGCTCGCCACGACGACGCGCCCCTAA
- a CDS encoding kua-ubiquitin conjugating enzyme hybrid localization domain protein, with protein MSATASTPRGSGDSASLRASLARGAQPAPVRRKRWLVALDFFSLSLAAALTALALARIEALPPLAWLPLLALAALFGWAFADFGSGLVHFLCDRFGSERTPLLGPAVIRPFREHHVDPREITTHGFVELSGNNALALTPMLVLGSELAPFFGDTLSLSAVWTWLMSASAGLFTTNQIHRWAHMPRAPRVARLLQRLRLAISAEAHAAHHRAQHDVAYCITNGWCNALLDRARLWPRLERALRREAERA; from the coding sequence GTGAGCGCGACCGCATCGACTCCGCGCGGCTCCGGCGACTCCGCCTCGCTGCGCGCTTCGCTTGCCAGGGGAGCGCAGCCGGCGCCCGTGCGCCGCAAGCGCTGGCTCGTCGCGCTCGATTTCTTCTCGCTCTCGCTCGCCGCCGCGCTCACTGCGCTCGCGCTCGCGCGCATCGAAGCGCTGCCACCCCTCGCGTGGCTGCCGCTGCTCGCGCTCGCGGCGCTGTTCGGCTGGGCATTCGCGGACTTCGGCAGCGGCCTCGTGCACTTCCTGTGCGATCGCTTCGGCAGCGAGCGCACGCCGCTGCTCGGTCCCGCGGTGATCCGTCCGTTCCGCGAGCACCACGTCGACCCGCGCGAGATCACGACGCACGGCTTCGTCGAGCTGTCCGGCAACAACGCGCTGGCGCTCACGCCGATGCTCGTGCTCGGCTCGGAGCTCGCGCCCTTCTTCGGTGACACGCTCTCGCTCAGCGCGGTGTGGACGTGGCTGATGTCCGCGAGTGCAGGGCTCTTCACGACGAACCAGATCCATCGCTGGGCGCACATGCCGCGCGCGCCGCGCGTCGCGCGCTTGCTCCAGCGCCTGCGCCTCGCGATCAGCGCGGAAGCGCACGCAGCGCATCACCGCGCGCAGCACGACGTCGCGTATTGCATCACGAACGGGTGGTGCAACGCGCTGCTCGATCGCGCGCGCCTGTGGCCGCGCCTCGAGCGCGCGCTGCGCCGCGAGGCGGAGCGCGCATGA
- a CDS encoding crotonase/enoyl-CoA hydratase family protein, with protein sequence MPVRVEKNGFVTTVIHSRPEARNAVDRIHAEALAAAFDEFERDAGARVAVLWGEGGNFCAGADLKAVATSRGNRVVPPRALDVRGSLDAGGPMGPTRMQLSKPVIAAVAGYAVAGGLELALWCDLRVAEEGATFGVFCRRWGVPLVDGGTVRLPRIVGQGRALDMILTGRPVQADEAHRIGLADRVVANGTARAAAEQLAAEIAAFPNGCMRADRRSALEQWSLPEAAALANEYRHGVAVIESGETQQGAARFAAGAGRHGSFAS encoded by the coding sequence ATGCCGGTTCGCGTCGAGAAGAACGGCTTCGTGACCACCGTGATCCACTCGCGCCCCGAAGCGCGCAACGCCGTCGACCGCATCCACGCCGAAGCGCTCGCCGCCGCGTTCGACGAGTTCGAGCGCGACGCGGGCGCGCGCGTCGCGGTGCTGTGGGGTGAGGGCGGAAACTTCTGCGCGGGCGCCGACCTGAAGGCGGTCGCGACCTCGCGCGGCAACCGCGTCGTGCCGCCGCGCGCGCTCGACGTGCGCGGCTCGCTCGACGCCGGCGGGCCGATGGGGCCGACGCGCATGCAGCTCTCGAAGCCGGTGATCGCCGCGGTCGCGGGCTACGCGGTCGCGGGCGGGCTCGAGCTCGCGCTCTGGTGCGATCTGCGCGTGGCGGAGGAGGGCGCGACGTTCGGCGTGTTCTGCCGCCGCTGGGGTGTGCCGCTCGTGGACGGCGGCACCGTGCGATTGCCGCGCATCGTGGGCCAAGGCCGCGCGCTCGACATGATCCTCACCGGGCGACCTGTTCAGGCGGACGAGGCGCATCGCATCGGTCTCGCGGATCGCGTCGTCGCGAACGGAACCGCGCGCGCCGCTGCCGAGCAGCTCGCCGCCGAGATCGCCGCGTTCCCGAACGGCTGCATGCGCGCCGACCGCCGCAGCGCGCTCGAGCAGTGGAGCCTGCCCGAAGCTGCCGCGCTCGCGAACGAGTACCGCCACGGCGTCGCGGTGATCGAGAGCGGTGAGACGCAACAAGGCGCCGCGCGCTTTGCGGCGGGCGCGGGCCGGCACGGGAGCTTCGCGTCGTGA
- a CDS encoding carboxymuconolactone decarboxylase family protein, with the protein MRARRIAAALSAFAALAANAQDAKARLAPLPEAQWSAETRAQIARTLPQVSQLTGEAAPQPKPLPILTVIAYHPTLLGPFLDFATALAQRGVLSRRESELLALRAAWRSQSRFEWGHHAAYARTAGMSDEEIARVAEQGGASLAARELLLLRAADELHATHRFSDSTWAALRAEYTDAQLVEIPFLVGQYTMLSMVAEGLGVPVEPELPPVPPLR; encoded by the coding sequence ATGCGCGCACGACGGATCGCGGCGGCCTTGAGCGCGTTCGCTGCGCTCGCGGCGAACGCGCAGGACGCGAAAGCGCGCCTCGCGCCGCTGCCCGAGGCGCAGTGGAGTGCGGAGACGCGCGCGCAGATCGCGCGCACTCTGCCGCAGGTGTCGCAGCTGACCGGCGAGGCCGCGCCTCAGCCGAAGCCCCTGCCGATCCTCACCGTGATCGCGTACCACCCCACCTTGCTGGGACCCTTCCTCGACTTCGCGACCGCGCTGGCGCAGCGCGGCGTGCTCTCGCGGCGTGAATCCGAGCTGCTCGCGCTGCGCGCTGCCTGGCGCTCGCAGTCGCGCTTCGAGTGGGGGCATCACGCCGCCTACGCGCGCACCGCCGGCATGAGCGACGAAGAGATCGCGCGCGTTGCGGAGCAGGGCGGCGCGTCGCTCGCGGCGCGCGAGCTGCTGCTGCTGCGCGCGGCGGACGAGCTGCACGCTACGCATCGTTTCTCGGACTCGACCTGGGCTGCGCTGCGCGCGGAGTACACGGACGCGCAGCTCGTCGAGATTCCGTTTCTCGTCGGCCAGTACACGATGCTGTCGATGGTCGCCGAGGGCCTCGGCGTCCCCGTCGAGCCCGAGCTGCCTCCCGTTCCGCCCCTTCGCTGA
- a CDS encoding acyl-CoA dehydrogenase family protein, whose product MNFDDTPQEAEFRAKARAFLDKHMKRLSPDAAGGDEFEKETADDIAWAKKWQATKFDAGWAVLTWPKEYGGQGLGRLENVIFNQEEAKYHVPPNIYGIGHGMLGPTIMAHGTQAQKDRFIKEMARGQVVWCQLFSEPAAGSDLAGLRTSAVRDGNDWIINGQKIWSTGAHFSDWGMIVTRHDPNVPKHDGLTYFIIDMHSPGVEVRPIKQINGGSGFNEVFFSNVRVPDSQRLGGVGEGWKVSITTLMNERVSIGAGQGAGRVRDLFRLARKVKRNGKPAIQDSAVRQKLADYFVQSKGLQYTGYRTLSALSSGKTPGPEGSIGKAVGAPLSQQMASFASELQGAAGGLLDASAAPDASWMEGYLASPGIRIAGGSDEIMRNIIAERVLGLPAEWRADKGIAFRDVPTGTVKK is encoded by the coding sequence ATGAACTTTGACGACACGCCGCAAGAAGCCGAGTTCCGCGCCAAGGCGCGCGCGTTCCTCGACAAGCACATGAAGCGCCTCAGCCCCGACGCGGCGGGGGGAGACGAGTTCGAGAAAGAGACTGCCGACGACATCGCGTGGGCAAAGAAGTGGCAGGCCACCAAGTTCGACGCCGGCTGGGCCGTGCTCACGTGGCCGAAGGAATACGGCGGCCAGGGCCTCGGGCGGCTCGAGAACGTGATCTTCAATCAGGAAGAAGCGAAGTATCACGTGCCGCCGAACATCTATGGCATCGGCCACGGGATGCTCGGGCCAACGATCATGGCCCACGGCACGCAGGCGCAGAAGGACCGCTTCATCAAGGAGATGGCGCGCGGCCAAGTCGTGTGGTGCCAGCTCTTCAGCGAGCCCGCTGCGGGCTCGGATCTCGCAGGCCTGCGCACCAGCGCAGTGCGCGATGGCAACGACTGGATCATCAACGGCCAGAAGATCTGGTCGACGGGCGCGCACTTCTCCGATTGGGGAATGATCGTGACGCGCCACGATCCGAACGTGCCGAAGCACGACGGCCTCACCTACTTCATCATCGACATGCACTCGCCGGGTGTCGAAGTGCGCCCGATCAAGCAGATAAACGGCGGCTCCGGCTTCAACGAGGTGTTCTTCTCCAACGTGCGCGTGCCGGACTCGCAGCGCCTCGGCGGCGTGGGCGAGGGTTGGAAGGTGTCGATCACGACGCTCATGAACGAGCGCGTGTCGATCGGCGCCGGCCAGGGCGCAGGCCGCGTGCGCGATCTGTTCCGGCTCGCGCGCAAGGTGAAGCGAAACGGCAAGCCCGCGATCCAGGACAGCGCGGTGCGGCAGAAGCTCGCCGACTACTTCGTGCAGTCGAAGGGTCTGCAGTACACGGGCTACCGCACGCTGAGCGCGCTCTCGAGCGGCAAGACGCCCGGGCCCGAAGGCTCGATCGGCAAGGCCGTGGGCGCACCGCTCTCGCAGCAGATGGCGTCGTTCGCGAGCGAGCTGCAGGGCGCCGCGGGCGGCTTGCTCGACGCGAGCGCCGCGCCCGACGCGAGCTGGATGGAGGGCTACCTCGCGTCGCCCGGCATCCGCATCGCGGGCGGCAGCGACGAGATCATGCGCAACATCATCGCCGAGCGCGTGCTCGGTCTTCCGGCCGAGTGGCGCGCGGACAAGGGCATCGCGTTCCGCGACGTGCCCACCGGCACCGTGAAGAAGTAA
- a CDS encoding acyl-CoA/acyl-ACP dehydrogenase, whose protein sequence is MNLEFSDDQKFVQKAARDYLTENSKLEVCRKVLESGQPYAADLWKGVAELGWLGTAIPEEYGGAGLGYLELALIGQELGRALAPIPFSSSIYLCAEAILQAGSAEQKKKYLPKLASGELIGTFALAEGAGDFNPADATVTFDGAKLNGVKFPVPDGGAAGIAVVVVKERAGVSLAIVPLDGAGVTRTNLAAFDPSRPQAKLEFKNAAGERLGAAGQGAKIATAVLDRAAVLIGYEQVGGAERALELTRNYTMSRFAFGRAIGSFQALKHRMADVFCKIQIAGSNGYYAAWALSNGNEELPVAAATMRVASCDAFTLASEELIQMHGGVGYTWEYDCHLFYRRARALAAAIGSPSEWRDALVNRVDATL, encoded by the coding sequence ATGAATCTCGAGTTCTCCGACGACCAGAAGTTCGTCCAGAAAGCCGCGCGCGACTATCTCACCGAGAACAGCAAGCTCGAGGTGTGCCGCAAGGTGCTCGAATCCGGCCAGCCGTACGCGGCGGATCTGTGGAAGGGCGTCGCGGAGCTGGGTTGGCTCGGCACCGCGATCCCCGAGGAGTACGGCGGCGCGGGGCTCGGCTACCTCGAGTTGGCGCTGATCGGGCAGGAGCTGGGACGCGCGCTGGCGCCGATCCCGTTCTCGTCGTCGATCTACCTGTGCGCCGAGGCGATTCTGCAGGCCGGCAGCGCCGAGCAGAAGAAGAAGTACCTGCCGAAGCTCGCGTCGGGCGAGCTGATCGGCACGTTCGCGCTCGCGGAAGGCGCGGGCGACTTCAATCCGGCCGATGCCACCGTCACGTTCGACGGCGCCAAGCTGAACGGCGTGAAGTTCCCGGTGCCGGACGGCGGCGCCGCGGGCATCGCGGTGGTGGTCGTGAAGGAACGTGCAGGTGTCTCGCTCGCGATCGTCCCGCTCGACGGCGCGGGCGTGACGCGCACGAACCTCGCGGCCTTCGATCCGAGCCGCCCGCAGGCGAAGCTCGAGTTCAAGAACGCCGCCGGCGAGCGGCTTGGCGCCGCCGGGCAGGGCGCGAAGATCGCGACCGCGGTGCTCGATCGCGCCGCGGTGCTGATCGGCTACGAGCAGGTGGGCGGCGCCGAGCGCGCGCTCGAGCTGACGCGCAACTACACGATGTCGCGCTTCGCCTTCGGCCGCGCGATCGGCTCCTTCCAGGCGCTGAAGCACCGCATGGCCGACGTGTTCTGCAAGATCCAGATCGCGGGCTCGAACGGTTATTACGCCGCGTGGGCGCTCTCGAACGGCAACGAGGAGCTGCCGGTCGCGGCGGCCACGATGCGCGTCGCCTCGTGCGACGCCTTCACGCTCGCCAGCGAAGAGCTGATCCAGATGCACGGCGGCGTCGGCTACACGTGGGAGTACGACTGCCACCTGTTCTACCGCCGCGCCCGCGCGCTCGCAGCCGCGATCGGCTCGCCCAGCGAGTGGCGCGACGCTCTCGTCAACCGCGTCGACGCGACGCTCTAA
- a CDS encoding leucyl/phenylalanyl-tRNA--protein transferase, which produces MTVYRLPRAHLFPDPAEAEPSGLLAVGGDVSPERVLLAYANGIFPWYERPPILWFSPDPRGVLPLAPRSALHVPRRLARTLRQGLLRVSFDAAFEDVMRACATAPRDGQRGTWITDELADTYLALHARGFAHSCEAWHGARLVGGVFGIAIGDAFFADSMFHTARDASKVALVSLAQKLAADGYALVDCQLPTDHLETLGFESWPRARYLRELAKAVSGKRAPEKWASA; this is translated from the coding sequence GTGACCGTCTACCGCCTCCCGCGCGCCCATCTGTTTCCCGATCCCGCGGAAGCGGAGCCTTCGGGGCTGCTCGCGGTCGGGGGCGATGTCTCGCCCGAGCGCGTGCTGCTCGCGTACGCGAACGGGATTTTTCCTTGGTACGAGAGGCCGCCCATCCTTTGGTTCTCCCCCGATCCGCGCGGCGTGTTGCCGCTCGCCCCGCGGTCCGCACTGCACGTGCCGCGGCGCCTCGCGCGCACGCTGCGCCAGGGCCTCCTCCGCGTGAGCTTCGACGCAGCGTTCGAAGACGTGATGCGCGCGTGCGCGACCGCGCCGCGCGACGGTCAACGCGGCACCTGGATCACGGACGAGCTCGCGGACACGTACCTCGCGCTGCACGCGCGCGGCTTCGCACACTCGTGCGAGGCGTGGCACGGCGCGCGGCTCGTAGGCGGCGTGTTCGGCATCGCGATCGGCGACGCGTTCTTCGCCGACTCGATGTTCCACACCGCGCGCGACGCGTCGAAGGTCGCTCTCGTGTCGCTCGCGCAGAAGCTCGCCGCCGACGGCTACGCGCTGGTCGACTGTCAGCTCCCGACCGATCACCTTGAGACGCTCGGCTTCGAGAGCTGGCCGCGTGCGCGCTACCTGCGCGAGCTCGCGAAGGCGGTGTCCGGGAAGCGCGCGCCCGAGAAGTGGGCGAGCGCGTGA
- a CDS encoding cyclase family protein, which produces MPTPTKLPTYRELPAKPGNPPHTAWGLFGDGDNVGMFNLQTPEVVVAAARLVRKGAVFAMNWEQEQPNPPLFGRGKFRHTVFREIPIGHHGDDVLDNFFTQASSQWDGLTHVGDYEHGFWGGVKNEQLRNNPDKSRLGIDHWARRGIAGRALVLDIERYRRAVGRPLDCSVDDKITVEDLEGTLRAQKVEPKPGDVWTIHTGWIAWYEQQTPQVKQRLAITATLRTPGLACSEAMAEWIWNRHPAALTTDTPALESWPPPGFTEPNGFLHHWIIGRFGMAIGEMFQTTGLAADCAGDRVYEGLFASAPLNIRGGTGSPPNALVIK; this is translated from the coding sequence ATGCCCACCCCCACGAAGCTCCCCACCTACCGCGAGCTTCCCGCCAAGCCCGGCAACCCGCCGCACACCGCGTGGGGCCTGTTCGGCGACGGCGACAACGTGGGCATGTTCAACCTGCAGACGCCCGAGGTCGTCGTCGCGGCGGCGCGCCTCGTTCGGAAGGGCGCCGTGTTCGCGATGAACTGGGAGCAGGAGCAGCCGAACCCGCCGCTGTTCGGGCGCGGGAAGTTCCGGCACACGGTGTTCCGTGAGATTCCGATCGGGCACCACGGCGACGACGTGCTCGACAACTTCTTCACGCAGGCGTCGAGCCAGTGGGACGGGCTCACGCACGTGGGCGACTACGAGCACGGCTTCTGGGGCGGCGTGAAGAACGAGCAGCTGCGCAACAACCCTGACAAGTCGCGGCTCGGCATCGACCACTGGGCGCGGCGGGGCATCGCGGGCCGCGCGCTCGTGCTCGACATCGAGCGCTACCGAAGGGCCGTGGGTCGGCCGCTCGACTGCAGCGTGGACGACAAGATCACGGTGGAGGATCTCGAGGGAACGCTGCGCGCGCAGAAGGTCGAGCCGAAGCCCGGCGACGTCTGGACCATTCACACGGGCTGGATCGCGTGGTACGAGCAGCAGACGCCGCAGGTGAAGCAGCGCCTTGCGATCACCGCGACGCTGCGCACGCCAGGCCTCGCCTGCAGCGAGGCGATGGCGGAGTGGATCTGGAACCGGCACCCCGCCGCCCTAACAACCGACACGCCCGCGCTCGAGTCGTGGCCGCCGCCCGGGTTCACCGAGCCGAACGGCTTCCTGCATCACTGGATCATCGGGCGCTTCGGCATGGCGATCGGCGAGATGTTCCAGACGACGGGGCTCGCCGCGGACTGCGCGGGCGATCGCGTGTACGAGGGGCTCTTCGCCTCCGCGCCGCTGAACATCCGGGGCGGGACTGGAAGCCCGCCGAACGCGCTCGTGATCAAGTAG
- a CDS encoding diguanylate cyclase — MRAAIPSLRRRLFASLASRIGFFVFAATLASALAVAFTSALAVRAFLRDRVQDRIPEAAARARDQLELWYTQRALDVEVFSHSEIIGDLARGDRAQSRVEAEQYLSYVRSGLPVYSSIFALDASGRVLAHIGGEFPVGPALAQRIARVDATSISGVLGSPQGPVQLISARVATKGGARVSLHAVLPIRALGDELARGVGENAGRLHVYDESGALVASSQPAFAGELAEGLREEATTRVVDYLASDRVRVVASAQRLERLPWRVVFEGDYGATFAPIASILTRMVGLNLGIVVVLAGVAFAIAWFLLRPLHQLSEAAVRLRDGETDVHLPIVSADHEVGVLARSFAEMVESLTSARARLEQLAITDGLTCIHNHRFFQDRLSEEILAVDAHGGPLTLILLDIDDFKQLNDRFGHATGDAVLEDLALLLTGNARAHDIVARYGGEEFAVLCPGLGVDAAVALAEQMRLAVHSHRFRVAGADETLPVTVSIGVSSYHGDRVRFFADADRALYAAKHAGKDCVHCADEA; from the coding sequence GTGCGCGCAGCGATTCCGAGTCTCCGCCGCCGCCTGTTCGCGAGTCTGGCGTCACGCATCGGCTTCTTCGTGTTTGCCGCCACACTCGCGAGCGCGCTCGCCGTGGCCTTCACGTCCGCGCTCGCGGTTCGCGCCTTCCTGCGCGACCGCGTCCAGGACCGCATCCCCGAAGCCGCTGCCCGAGCGCGAGACCAACTCGAGCTCTGGTACACGCAGCGCGCCCTGGACGTCGAGGTGTTCTCGCACAGCGAGATCATCGGCGACCTCGCCCGCGGCGACCGGGCGCAGTCGCGCGTCGAGGCGGAGCAGTACTTGAGCTACGTGCGCTCCGGCCTTCCCGTCTACTCGTCGATTTTTGCGCTCGATGCGAGTGGCCGCGTCCTCGCTCACATCGGCGGCGAGTTTCCGGTCGGCCCCGCGCTCGCTCAGCGGATCGCGCGCGTCGACGCGACCTCCATCTCAGGCGTGCTCGGTTCTCCTCAGGGGCCCGTGCAGCTCATCTCTGCACGGGTCGCAACGAAGGGAGGGGCGCGCGTTTCGCTCCACGCGGTGCTTCCGATCCGCGCGCTCGGCGACGAGCTCGCGCGCGGTGTTGGAGAGAACGCCGGGCGCCTGCACGTCTATGACGAGAGCGGCGCGCTCGTCGCGAGCTCGCAGCCGGCGTTCGCGGGCGAGCTCGCGGAGGGCCTGCGCGAGGAGGCCACGACGCGGGTGGTCGACTATCTCGCGAGCGATCGCGTGCGCGTCGTCGCGAGCGCGCAGCGACTCGAGCGCCTGCCGTGGCGGGTCGTATTCGAGGGCGACTACGGAGCCACGTTCGCGCCGATCGCGTCGATCCTGACCCGCATGGTCGGATTGAATCTCGGGATCGTGGTCGTGCTCGCAGGCGTCGCGTTCGCGATCGCGTGGTTCCTGCTGCGACCGCTGCACCAACTCTCGGAAGCCGCGGTGCGACTGCGCGACGGCGAGACGGACGTCCACCTGCCGATCGTCTCGGCGGACCACGAGGTCGGAGTGCTCGCCCGCAGCTTCGCGGAGATGGTCGAGAGCCTGACCAGCGCGCGCGCGCGGCTCGAGCAGCTCGCGATCACGGACGGCCTCACGTGCATCCACAACCACCGCTTCTTCCAGGATCGGCTCTCGGAAGAGATTCTCGCGGTCGACGCTCACGGCGGGCCTCTCACCCTGATCCTTCTCGACATCGACGACTTCAAGCAGCTCAACGACCGCTTCGGGCACGCCACCGGCGACGCGGTTCTGGAAGACCTCGCGCTGCTGCTGACCGGAAACGCGCGCGCGCACGACATCGTCGCCCGCTACGGCGGCGAAGAGTTCGCCGTGCTTTGCCCGGGGCTCGGAGTCGACGCGGCTGTCGCGCTCGCGGAGCAGATGCGCCTCGCCGTGCACTCGCATCGATTCCGCGTCGCCGGCGCGGACGAAACGCTGCCCGTGACCGTCTCGATCGGGGTCTCCAGCTATCACGGCGACCGAGTGCGCTTCTTTGCAGACGCGGACCGTGCCCTCTACGCCGCCAAGCACGCCGGCAAGGACTGCGTGCACTGTGCGGACGAGGCGTGA
- a CDS encoding SH3 domain-containing protein → MQRRADEDRVRALEFEIERLREDLRAAEETLLAVESGMRGSQGRAEAVSALAEARIQLERASRRAPWRDDRVREAREKLAEAERQLAANRVGSAVFFISRARRITGALDEEADRVAANASTHFIEGSRVNLRTAPSQGAEVLATLTASLPVFVEAREADWSLVRTTTGKVGFVHSSLLRKAR, encoded by the coding sequence GTGCAGCGGCGAGCAGACGAAGATCGCGTCCGAGCGCTCGAGTTCGAGATCGAACGCCTGCGCGAGGACCTGCGCGCTGCGGAAGAGACGCTGCTCGCGGTCGAGTCCGGCATGCGCGGCTCGCAGGGGCGGGCCGAGGCGGTCTCTGCACTCGCGGAGGCTCGAATCCAGCTGGAGCGCGCCAGCCGCCGCGCGCCTTGGCGCGACGATCGAGTGCGCGAGGCGCGCGAGAAGCTGGCAGAGGCCGAGCGCCAGCTCGCGGCGAATCGCGTCGGCTCCGCGGTGTTCTTCATCTCTCGCGCGCGCCGCATCACCGGTGCTCTCGATGAGGAGGCAGACCGGGTTGCCGCCAACGCGAGCACGCATTTCATCGAAGGGTCGCGCGTGAATCTGCGCACGGCACCGAGCCAGGGCGCCGAAGTGCTCGCCACGCTGACGGCGTCGCTGCCCGTGTTCGTCGAGGCGCGCGAGGCCGATTGGTCGCTCGTGCGAACCACTACGGGCAAGGTCGGCTTCGTGCACTCCAGCTTGTTGCGCAAGGCTCGCTGA